Proteins encoded in a region of the Streptococcus sanguinis genome:
- a CDS encoding DUF6287 domain-containing protein has translation MIDIAKSQCYNNVTKRFLNITRRQKMKTRTYTKLMAAAVLASSLLLGACGKKEESTTSASSSKTVQTSSSSKAASSSKASASPKVSNSASSEGAVSQPGQAQAPASQQQSTVEAPQAQQTQPQQASGRQNTQNQATQPAQAPESNRQLQNKQAASNARYKGVLTMVDGDFSAAAGTWKDANGNTVTVSGNGQFTVQSADGKTDNYSIASYSYTLDDGKYNAQLSGQGNANLQITTGADGSVTSVVVTQP, from the coding sequence ATGATTGACATAGCAAAATCTCAGTGTTACAATAATGTTACAAAAAGATTTCTTAATATTACAAGGAGGCAAAAGATGAAAACACGTACTTATACAAAATTGATGGCAGCTGCAGTTCTGGCTTCTAGTTTGCTTTTAGGGGCATGTGGTAAGAAAGAAGAAAGTACAACAAGTGCTAGTTCTAGCAAGACTGTTCAGACTTCCTCTAGCTCAAAAGCTGCGTCTTCCAGCAAGGCCAGCGCTTCTCCTAAGGTTAGCAATAGCGCTTCTTCAGAAGGAGCAGTTAGCCAGCCTGGACAAGCCCAAGCTCCTGCCAGTCAGCAACAGTCTACTGTCGAAGCTCCTCAAGCCCAACAAACGCAGCCACAGCAAGCCTCAGGTCGACAAAACACTCAGAATCAAGCAACTCAACCAGCCCAAGCTCCCGAAAGCAATCGCCAGCTTCAGAATAAACAGGCAGCCAGCAATGCTCGCTATAAAGGTGTCTTGACTATGGTGGATGGGGATTTCTCAGCGGCTGCTGGTACTTGGAAGGATGCCAATGGAAATACTGTGACTGTATCAGGTAATGGTCAATTCACAGTCCAGTCTGCAGATGGAAAAACAGATAATTATTCCATCGCTTCCTACTCTTATACGCTGGATGATGGCAAATACAATGCTCAATTAAGCGGGCAAGGCAATGCAAATCTGCAGATTACAACAGGAGCGGATGGTTCAGTAACAAGCGTTGTGGTGACCCAACCCTAA
- the gshAB gene encoding bifunctional glutamate--cysteine ligase GshA/glutathione synthetase GshB — protein sequence MTINQLLQKLDTASPILQATFGLERENLRVTTDGHLAQTAHPSQLGSRNFHPTIQTDFSEQQLELITPIAHSTKEARRLLGAISDVAGRSIDQSERLWPLSMPPQLTEEEIVIARLENEYERHYREGLAKKYGKKLQAISGIHYNMELGKDLVTALFQVSSHHSLKDFKNDLYLKLARNFLRFRWILTYLYGAAPLAEAGFYSQDISQPIRSFRNSDYGYVNEENIQVSYASLEQYVTDIENYVQSGELSAEKEFYSAVRFRGQKHNRAYLEQGITYLEFRCFDLNPFDHLGISQETLDTVHFFLLSLLWLDDVENVDVVLKAAHDLNQKIACSHPLTALPDEADSSAILQAMEELIQHFELPTYYQNLLEQLKEALLNPQLTLSGQLLPHIQQDSLIAFGLEKAEEYHSYAWTAPYALKGYENMELSTQMLLFDAIQKGLNVDILDENDQFLKLWHGHHVEYVKNGNMTSKDNYVIPLAMANKTVTKKILAAADFPVPAGAEFSSLEDGLAYYPLIKDRQIVVKPKSTNFGLGISIFQEPASLESYCKALEIAFSEDTAVLVEEFIAGTEYRFFVLDGQCQAVLLRVAANVVGDGQHTVRELIAIKNDNPLRGRDHRSPLEIIELGDIELLMLDQQGYGPDDILPAGVKVDLRRNSNISTGGDSIDVTDSMHPSYKELAADMAKAMGAWACGVDLIIPDSSAISTKENPNCTCIELNFNPSMYMHTYCAEGPGQSITPKILAKLFPEMD from the coding sequence ATGACGATTAATCAATTACTGCAGAAACTGGATACAGCAAGCCCTATTCTCCAAGCGACCTTTGGTCTGGAGAGGGAAAATCTGCGGGTGACAACTGACGGACACTTAGCTCAAACTGCTCATCCGAGTCAGCTTGGTTCCCGCAATTTCCACCCGACCATCCAAACAGACTTCAGCGAGCAACAACTGGAACTAATTACACCTATTGCTCACTCGACTAAGGAAGCACGGCGCTTACTGGGAGCTATCAGCGATGTGGCAGGCCGCTCGATTGACCAGAGTGAACGCCTCTGGCCTCTGTCCATGCCACCGCAGCTGACTGAAGAAGAGATTGTCATCGCCCGCCTGGAAAACGAATACGAACGCCACTATCGAGAGGGGTTAGCGAAAAAATATGGCAAAAAACTACAGGCCATCTCCGGCATCCACTACAACATGGAGCTAGGAAAAGATCTGGTCACTGCTCTCTTTCAGGTCAGCTCCCACCATTCACTCAAGGACTTTAAAAATGACCTCTATCTCAAGCTGGCTCGAAACTTTCTGCGTTTCCGCTGGATTTTAACCTATCTCTACGGGGCAGCCCCTTTGGCAGAAGCTGGTTTCTACAGTCAGGACATTTCCCAGCCTATCCGCTCTTTTCGTAACAGCGACTATGGCTATGTCAATGAAGAGAATATTCAAGTATCCTACGCTTCTTTGGAGCAATATGTAACCGATATTGAAAACTACGTTCAGTCAGGCGAGCTCAGTGCTGAAAAAGAATTTTACTCAGCCGTTCGCTTCCGTGGACAGAAGCACAATCGTGCCTATCTGGAGCAGGGTATCACCTATCTGGAATTTCGCTGCTTTGACCTCAATCCTTTTGACCATTTAGGCATTAGCCAAGAGACCTTAGATACTGTCCATTTCTTTTTACTGAGCCTGCTCTGGCTAGATGATGTAGAAAATGTTGATGTAGTATTAAAAGCTGCCCATGACTTGAACCAAAAAATTGCTTGCAGCCACCCGCTGACTGCCCTGCCAGATGAGGCAGACAGCTCAGCAATTCTCCAAGCCATGGAAGAGCTCATCCAGCATTTTGAACTGCCAACTTACTACCAAAACTTGCTTGAGCAGCTTAAGGAGGCACTACTAAATCCTCAGCTAACCCTATCTGGTCAGCTCCTGCCTCATATTCAGCAGGATTCCTTAATAGCCTTTGGACTAGAAAAAGCAGAGGAGTATCACAGCTACGCTTGGACAGCTCCTTATGCCCTCAAAGGCTATGAAAATATGGAATTATCCACTCAGATGCTGCTCTTTGATGCTATTCAGAAGGGGCTGAATGTCGACATCTTAGATGAAAACGATCAATTTCTCAAGCTTTGGCATGGTCACCATGTGGAGTATGTCAAGAATGGCAATATGACCTCCAAGGATAACTATGTCATCCCTCTGGCCATGGCCAATAAAACGGTCACTAAAAAGATTTTGGCTGCAGCTGATTTTCCCGTTCCGGCTGGAGCAGAATTTTCTTCCCTAGAGGATGGACTGGCCTACTACCCTTTGATTAAGGACCGACAAATTGTTGTCAAACCAAAATCGACCAACTTCGGATTGGGCATCTCCATCTTCCAAGAACCGGCTAGTCTGGAATCTTATTGCAAGGCTTTGGAGATTGCTTTTTCAGAAGATACTGCTGTCTTGGTGGAGGAATTTATCGCTGGAACGGAGTACCGTTTCTTTGTCTTAGACGGTCAGTGCCAAGCAGTCCTCTTGCGGGTGGCGGCCAATGTCGTCGGAGACGGTCAGCATACCGTGAGAGAATTGATTGCCATCAAAAATGACAATCCTCTGCGGGGCCGAGATCATCGTTCACCGCTTGAAATCATTGAACTGGGGGACATTGAACTGCTCATGCTGGACCAGCAAGGCTATGGACCAGATGATATCCTTCCTGCTGGAGTCAAGGTTGACTTGCGGCGTAATTCCAACATTTCTACTGGCGGAGACTCGATCGATGTCACAGACAGCATGCACCCATCTTATAAGGAACTCGCTGCTGACATGGCAAAGGCTATGGGAGCTTGGGCTTGTGGCGTTGACCTCATCATCCCTGACAGCTCTGCTATCTCCACAAAGGAAAATCCCAACTGTACCTGCATTGAGCTCAACTTCAACCCCTCTATGTATATGCACACCTATTGTGCTGAGGGGCCGGGACAAAGCATCACCCCTAAAATATTGGCCAAACTTTTCCCAGAAATGGACTGA
- the hslO gene encoding Hsp33 family molecular chaperone HslO: MDKIIKTISENGSFRAYVLDSTETVRTAQEKHQTQASSTVALGRTLIASQILAANEKGQTKITVKVLGTSSLGAIITVADTKGNVKGYVQNPGVDIKKTATGEVLVGPFVGQGEFLVITDYGTGNPYNSMTPLISGEIGEDLAFYLTESQQTPSAVGLNVLLDENDKVKVAGGFLVQVLPGAKEAEIARFEKRIQEMPAISRLLESDNHIEALLAAIYGDEPYKRLSEEEIRFQCDCRKERFMNALATLPKADLEEMRDQDQGAEIVCQFCQTAYHFDQNDLEELIRDKS; this comes from the coding sequence ATGGACAAAATTATCAAAACTATCTCAGAAAATGGTTCTTTCCGAGCTTATGTGCTGGATAGCACAGAGACGGTTCGGACCGCTCAAGAAAAACATCAAACTCAAGCAAGCTCTACCGTTGCACTTGGCCGCACACTGATTGCCAGTCAAATTTTAGCTGCAAATGAAAAAGGCCAAACCAAGATTACCGTCAAGGTCCTCGGGACTAGTTCACTAGGCGCGATTATCACAGTGGCAGATACAAAGGGTAATGTCAAAGGTTATGTACAGAATCCCGGTGTAGATATCAAAAAGACTGCGACCGGCGAGGTTCTAGTTGGTCCTTTTGTCGGCCAAGGAGAATTCCTCGTCATCACGGACTATGGTACGGGCAACCCGTATAACTCTATGACTCCTCTCATCTCTGGAGAAATCGGCGAAGACCTAGCCTTCTACCTGACCGAAAGCCAGCAAACACCTTCCGCAGTTGGCCTCAATGTCCTCTTGGATGAGAATGATAAAGTCAAGGTTGCCGGTGGTTTCTTGGTACAAGTTCTGCCTGGTGCCAAGGAAGCTGAAATCGCCCGCTTTGAGAAGCGGATCCAAGAAATGCCTGCTATCTCAAGACTGCTGGAATCCGATAATCATATCGAAGCTCTGCTGGCTGCCATCTATGGTGATGAGCCATACAAACGCCTGTCTGAAGAGGAAATCCGCTTCCAGTGCGACTGTAGAAAAGAGCGCTTTATGAATGCCTTGGCTACCCTGCCAAAGGCTGACTTAGAAGAGATGCGTGACCAAGACCAAGGGGCTGAAATCGTCTGCCAATTCTGCCAGACAGCCTATCACTTTGACCAAAACGACCTGGAGGAACTGATTCGTGACAAATCTTAA
- the tadA gene encoding tRNA adenosine(34) deaminase TadA produces the protein MMNYTIEEKKAFMREALKEAEIALAHDEIPIGCVLVKEGKIIGRGHNAREELQRAVMHAEIMAIEEANRHENSWRLLDTTLFVTIEPCVMCSGAIGLARIPQVVYGAANQKFGAAGSLYDILTDERLNHRVEVETGILQEDCAQIMQDFFRNRRQK, from the coding sequence ATGATGAATTATACGATTGAAGAAAAAAAAGCATTTATGCGGGAAGCTTTAAAGGAGGCGGAGATTGCTCTGGCTCATGATGAAATTCCCATCGGCTGTGTATTGGTTAAAGAAGGTAAGATTATCGGCCGCGGTCACAATGCACGTGAGGAGCTGCAGCGGGCTGTTATGCATGCGGAAATTATGGCTATTGAAGAGGCGAATCGGCATGAAAATAGCTGGCGCTTGCTGGATACAACGCTTTTTGTGACCATCGAGCCTTGTGTCATGTGTAGCGGAGCAATCGGTCTAGCGCGCATTCCTCAAGTTGTCTATGGAGCAGCAAATCAAAAGTTTGGAGCAGCTGGAAGCCTTTATGATATTCTGACAGATGAGCGACTTAACCACCGAGTAGAGGTGGAAACAGGTATCCTTCAAGAAGATTGTGCTCAAATCATGCAAGATTTTTTTAGAAATCGTCGCCAAAAGTAA
- the dusB gene encoding tRNA dihydrouridine synthase DusB yields the protein MTNLNTPFMIGNVEIPNRTVLAPMAGVTNSAFRTIAKELGAGLVVMEMVSDKGIQYNNEKTLHMLHIDEGENPVSIQLFGSDEDSLARAAEFIQENTKTDIVDINMGCPVNKIVKNEAGAKWLKDPEKIYKIINKVQSVLDIPLTVKMRTGWSDSSLAVENALAAEAAGVSALAMHGRTREQMYTGHADLETLHDVAHALTKIPFIANGDIRSVQDAKQRIEEVGADAVMVGRSAMGNPYLFNQINHYFETGEILPDLSFEDKMKIAHDHLSRLVNLKGEYVAIREFRGLAPHYLRGTAGAAKLRGAISQAESLAEIEELLQIQK from the coding sequence GTGACAAATCTTAATACCCCTTTTATGATTGGGAATGTTGAAATCCCCAACCGGACCGTTCTGGCTCCTATGGCCGGCGTAACCAACTCTGCTTTTCGGACCATTGCCAAAGAGCTAGGAGCAGGATTGGTCGTGATGGAAATGGTCTCTGACAAGGGCATCCAGTATAACAACGAAAAAACCCTCCACATGCTACACATTGATGAAGGAGAAAATCCCGTTTCTATCCAGCTTTTCGGAAGCGACGAGGACAGTTTGGCACGCGCAGCGGAATTTATCCAAGAAAATACCAAGACCGATATTGTCGATATCAATATGGGCTGCCCGGTCAATAAAATTGTCAAAAACGAAGCTGGAGCTAAATGGCTCAAGGACCCTGAGAAAATCTATAAAATCATCAACAAGGTCCAGTCCGTTCTGGATATTCCTCTGACAGTCAAGATGCGAACTGGCTGGTCTGACAGCTCACTAGCTGTAGAAAATGCTCTAGCAGCTGAAGCCGCTGGCGTCTCAGCCCTGGCTATGCATGGGCGGACCCGTGAGCAAATGTATACTGGTCATGCTGACCTTGAGACTTTGCATGACGTAGCCCATGCTCTGACTAAGATTCCTTTCATCGCTAACGGAGATATTCGCAGCGTGCAAGACGCCAAGCAGCGTATCGAGGAAGTCGGTGCCGATGCCGTCATGGTAGGCCGATCTGCTATGGGAAATCCTTATCTCTTTAACCAAATCAACCATTATTTTGAAACCGGCGAAATTCTTCCAGACCTCAGCTTCGAGGACAAGATGAAAATCGCCCACGACCACCTCTCCCGCTTGGTCAATCTCAAAGGAGAATATGTGGCCATTCGCGAATTCCGGGGTCTAGCTCCGCACTATCTGCGCGGTACTGCCGGAGCAGCCAAACTCCGCGGTGCTATTTCGCAAGCTGAAAGTCTGGCTGAAATCGAAGAACTCTTACAAATTCAAAAATAA
- a CDS encoding ADP-ribosylglycohydrolase family protein produces MNQFLKAAIYGLAVADALGVPYEFLTRGSFEAVEMVGYGSHQQPAGTWSDDTSLVLATCDSIREKGKIDPNDMQQRFKHWLFEGVYTPDGLTFDVGNATREALTRGHGLSDEYSNGNGSLMRILPLAFTEASPSDIEAVSSITHAHATSVEACQLYVDIARRLLKGQQLSEILSGLETSKTYARLQTLAELTEDDIRSSGYVVDTLEAALWCLLTSTSYPETVLKAVNLGDDTDTVAAVAGGLVGIIYGLEGIPDNWLAQLRNKELLENCLF; encoded by the coding sequence ATGAACCAATTTTTGAAAGCGGCTATCTATGGTCTGGCAGTGGCTGATGCATTAGGAGTTCCGTATGAATTCTTGACCCGTGGCAGTTTTGAAGCAGTTGAGATGGTGGGCTATGGCAGCCATCAGCAACCAGCTGGCACTTGGTCAGATGATACCAGCCTTGTTTTGGCGACCTGTGATTCTATCAGGGAAAAAGGTAAGATTGATCCTAATGATATGCAGCAGCGGTTTAAACATTGGCTCTTCGAGGGAGTCTACACGCCAGATGGTCTGACCTTTGATGTAGGAAATGCGACTCGCGAAGCCTTGACAAGAGGACACGGTCTGTCTGATGAATATTCCAACGGAAATGGTTCTTTGATGCGGATTCTGCCCCTTGCCTTTACGGAAGCCAGTCCGTCTGATATTGAAGCTGTTTCCAGTATTACTCATGCACATGCGACTTCCGTAGAGGCTTGCCAGCTTTATGTGGATATTGCTCGTAGGCTCTTAAAAGGCCAGCAACTATCGGAAATACTATCAGGCTTAGAGACTAGCAAAACCTATGCTCGTTTGCAAACTTTAGCAGAGCTGACCGAAGATGACATTCGTTCTAGTGGCTATGTGGTGGATACCTTGGAAGCAGCACTGTGGTGTCTGCTGACTAGCACTTCTTATCCGGAAACGGTCCTGAAAGCTGTTAATTTGGGCGATGACACTGATACAGTAGCAGCAGTTGCTGGCGGCTTGGTTGGTATCATCTATGGTTTGGAAGGGATTCCTGATAACTGGTTAGCCCAGCTGCGCAATAAAGAACTGTTGGAAAATTGCTTGTTTTAA
- a CDS encoding glucose-6-phosphate isomerase, translating to MSHIKFDYSKVLDKFVAPHEVEYMQAQVTAADELIRKGTGAGSDFLGWLDLPENYDREEFDRILKAAEQIKSDSDVLVVIGIGGSYLGAKAAIDFLNHHFANLQTKEERKAPQILYAGNSISSTYLADLVEYVADKDFSVNVISKSGTTTEPAIAFRVFKELLVKKYGQEEANKRIYATTDRQKGAVKVEADANGWETFVVPDDIGGRFSVLTAVGLLPIAASGADIKALMEGANAARKDYTSDKIAENEAYQYAAVRNILYRKGYATEILVNYEPSLQYFSEWWKQLAGESEGKDQKGIYPTSANFSTDLHSLGQFIQEGTRIMFETVVRVDKPRKNVIIPSLEEDLDGLGYLQGKDVDFVNKKATDGVLLAHTDGDVPNMYVTLPKQDAFTLGYTIYFFELAIALSGYLNAINPFDQPGVEAYKRNMFALLGKPGFEELSKELNARL from the coding sequence ATGTCACATATTAAATTTGATTATTCAAAAGTTTTAGATAAATTTGTTGCCCCACATGAAGTGGAATACATGCAAGCACAAGTAACAGCAGCAGATGAATTGATTCGCAAAGGAACTGGTGCTGGAAGCGACTTTTTAGGTTGGTTGGACCTTCCTGAAAACTACGACCGCGAAGAATTCGACCGCATCTTGAAGGCTGCTGAGCAAATCAAATCAGACAGCGATGTTTTGGTTGTTATCGGTATCGGTGGCTCTTACCTTGGTGCCAAAGCGGCTATCGACTTCTTGAACCACCACTTTGCAAACTTGCAAACAAAAGAAGAGCGCAAAGCGCCACAAATCCTTTACGCTGGAAACTCAATTTCATCTACTTATCTTGCTGACCTGGTAGAGTATGTAGCAGACAAAGATTTCTCAGTAAACGTGATTTCTAAATCTGGTACAACAACTGAACCAGCTATCGCTTTCCGTGTCTTCAAAGAACTTTTGGTTAAGAAATACGGTCAAGAAGAAGCCAACAAACGGATCTATGCAACAACTGACCGCCAAAAAGGTGCTGTTAAGGTTGAAGCAGATGCCAACGGTTGGGAAACATTTGTGGTGCCAGATGATATCGGTGGACGTTTCTCAGTCTTGACAGCAGTTGGATTGCTTCCGATCGCTGCATCAGGTGCTGACATCAAAGCCCTTATGGAAGGTGCAAATGCAGCTCGTAAAGATTATACTTCAGACAAGATTGCTGAAAATGAAGCTTACCAATACGCAGCCGTTCGTAACATCCTTTATCGTAAAGGCTATGCAACTGAAATCTTGGTAAACTACGAGCCATCACTTCAATATTTTTCAGAATGGTGGAAACAATTGGCTGGTGAATCAGAAGGGAAAGACCAAAAAGGTATCTACCCAACTTCAGCTAACTTCTCAACTGACTTGCACTCATTGGGTCAATTTATCCAAGAAGGAACTCGCATCATGTTTGAAACAGTTGTCCGTGTTGACAAACCCCGTAAGAACGTGATTATTCCTAGCTTGGAAGAAGACCTTGACGGACTTGGTTACCTTCAAGGAAAAGACGTTGACTTTGTAAACAAAAAAGCGACTGACGGTGTTCTTCTTGCCCACACAGATGGTGACGTACCAAATATGTATGTGACTCTTCCAAAGCAAGATGCTTTCACTCTTGGCTACACCATCTACTTCTTTGAATTGGCCATTGCCCTTTCAGGTTACTTGAATGCCATCAATCCATTTGACCAACCAGGGGTTGAAGCCTACAAGAGAAATATGTTTGCTCTTCTTGGTAAACCAGGATTTGAAGAATTGAGCAAAGAATTGAATGCACGTTTGTAA
- a CDS encoding toxic anion resistance protein yields MSQEFNFDIDKIANNAISKSDKTTEIIEATTTQENGQLTFLEKLTPEQQSAITAKAPQLVDNFVSDQNALLDFGQSAVEEVNGTVNRILAEQKKLQIPQVDELLKNTNKELNGFVAKYKDAQVAELDKKPNFLEKLFKQSKNTLQEFYFDSQNIEQKMDGMAATVVKQEDVLARNIVSAEMLIEDNTKSIENLVGVISFIEAAQQESGKRALNLQAEVAQLDMTTVDYQVKSQDLARMTEVVNTLEQQHTEYVSRLYVAWATTPQMRNLVKVSSDMRQKLGMLRRNTIPTMKLSIAQLGILQQSMKSGQVADAISNANNAALQMLAETSKEVIPQLERISQSPTIAVESVTKLAESLVAQNQGIIEAIDKGREKRALLEATVIQSAETINNSVKLRDQKIIQALLDQGKEAQKELTTE; encoded by the coding sequence ATGAGCCAAGAATTTAATTTTGACATTGATAAAATTGCTAACAATGCCATCAGCAAAAGCGACAAAACAACAGAAATCATCGAAGCCACTACGACTCAAGAAAATGGCCAGCTAACTTTTCTGGAAAAACTGACTCCTGAGCAACAGAGTGCGATTACGGCTAAAGCTCCACAGCTGGTGGATAATTTCGTATCGGACCAAAATGCCTTGCTGGACTTTGGCCAATCTGCTGTAGAAGAAGTCAACGGTACTGTCAATCGTATCTTGGCCGAGCAGAAAAAATTACAAATTCCCCAGGTAGATGAGCTTTTAAAAAATACCAACAAAGAACTCAATGGCTTTGTCGCAAAATACAAGGATGCTCAAGTAGCAGAACTGGACAAGAAGCCTAATTTCCTGGAAAAGCTCTTCAAACAGAGCAAAAACACCCTTCAAGAATTCTATTTTGACTCACAAAATATTGAGCAGAAAATGGACGGCATGGCTGCAACAGTCGTCAAACAAGAAGATGTTCTGGCTCGCAATATTGTTTCTGCTGAAATGCTGATTGAGGACAATACCAAATCGATTGAAAATTTGGTCGGAGTCATTTCCTTTATCGAAGCTGCTCAGCAGGAATCCGGCAAACGAGCCCTGAACTTGCAGGCTGAAGTCGCTCAGCTAGATATGACTACCGTTGATTACCAAGTAAAATCACAGGATTTGGCTCGGATGACAGAGGTGGTCAATACCCTAGAGCAGCAACACACTGAATATGTCAGCCGTCTCTATGTGGCTTGGGCGACAACGCCTCAAATGCGTAATCTGGTCAAGGTTTCCTCTGATATGCGCCAAAAACTTGGAATGCTCCGCCGCAATACCATTCCAACTATGAAACTGTCTATCGCTCAGTTAGGCATTCTCCAGCAATCCATGAAGTCTGGTCAGGTGGCTGACGCCATCTCGAATGCCAATAACGCTGCCCTGCAAATGCTCGCCGAAACGAGCAAGGAAGTCATTCCTCAGCTGGAGCGGATTTCTCAAAGTCCTACTATCGCTGTTGAGTCTGTCACTAAGCTGGCAGAAAGCCTTGTCGCACAAAACCAAGGCATTATCGAAGCTATTGATAAAGGGCGGGAAAAACGCGCTCTGCTAGAAGCCACTGTTATCCAGTCTGCAGAGACCATCAACAACTCTGTCAAACTGCGTGATCAAAAGATTATCCAAGCCCTGTTGGACCAAGGCAAGGAAGCCCAGAAGGAATTAACGACAGAATAA
- a CDS encoding adenylosuccinate synthase, whose translation MTSVVVVGTQWGDEGKGKITDFLSANAEVIARYQGGDNAGHTIVIDGKKYKLHLIPSGIFFPEKISVIGNGMVVNPKSLVKELNYLHEEGVTTDNLRISDRAHVILPYHIELDRLQEEAKGDNKIGTTIKGIGPAYMDKAARVGIRIADLLDKDIFRERLERNLAEKNRLFEKLYDSTAINFDDIFEEYYEYGQQIKQYVTDTSVILNDALDQGKRVLFEGAQGVMLDIDQGTYPFVTSSNPVAGGVTIGSGVGPSKIDKVVGVCKAYTSRVGDGPFPTELFDEVGDRIRDIGHEYGTTTGRPRRVGWFDSVVMRHSRRVSGITNLSLNSIDVLSGLDTVKICVAYDLDGQRIDHYPASLEQLKRCKPIYEELPGWSEDITGVRSLEELPENARNYVRRVSELVGVRISTFSVGPGREQTNILESVWSNL comes from the coding sequence ATGACATCAGTAGTTGTTGTAGGGACCCAGTGGGGAGATGAAGGAAAAGGGAAGATTACGGACTTCCTTTCAGCTAATGCCGAAGTGATTGCCCGCTATCAGGGTGGTGATAATGCCGGCCACACTATTGTGATTGACGGCAAGAAGTACAAGCTGCACCTGATTCCGTCAGGGATTTTCTTCCCAGAAAAAATCTCTGTCATTGGAAATGGAATGGTGGTCAATCCCAAATCTCTGGTCAAAGAATTGAACTACCTGCATGAAGAGGGTGTGACGACGGATAACCTTCGTATCTCTGATCGAGCGCATGTCATCTTGCCTTACCATATCGAGCTGGATCGTCTGCAGGAAGAAGCAAAAGGTGACAATAAAATCGGGACGACAATCAAGGGAATCGGCCCTGCCTATATGGACAAGGCTGCTCGTGTCGGTATCCGCATCGCTGACCTTTTGGATAAAGATATTTTCAGAGAGCGCTTGGAGCGGAATCTAGCTGAGAAAAACCGCCTCTTTGAGAAATTATACGATAGTACAGCAATCAACTTTGATGATATTTTTGAAGAATACTATGAATATGGACAGCAAATTAAGCAGTATGTGACCGATACCTCTGTCATCCTCAACGATGCGCTGGATCAAGGCAAGCGAGTGCTCTTTGAAGGGGCTCAAGGGGTTATGCTGGATATTGATCAAGGTACTTATCCATTTGTAACTTCTTCTAATCCAGTTGCAGGGGGAGTCACCATCGGTTCTGGTGTTGGTCCGAGCAAAATTGACAAGGTAGTTGGTGTCTGCAAGGCCTACACCAGTCGGGTCGGAGATGGACCATTCCCAACAGAGCTTTTCGATGAAGTTGGTGACCGCATTCGTGATATCGGCCATGAATATGGCACCACCACTGGTCGTCCGCGTCGGGTAGGCTGGTTTGACTCTGTTGTCATGCGCCATAGCCGCCGTGTATCAGGGATTACCAATCTTTCGCTTAACTCCATCGATGTTTTGAGCGGTCTGGATACAGTGAAAATCTGTGTAGCCTATGACTTGGATGGGCAGCGAATTGACCATTACCCCGCTAGTCTGGAACAGCTCAAGCGCTGCAAGCCGATTTACGAAGAGCTGCCAGGCTGGTCAGAGGACATCACCGGTGTCCGCAGTCTGGAAGAATTACCAGAAAATGCCCGCAACTATGTTCGCCGAGTGAGTGAGTTGGTTGGTGTTCGTATTTCTACCTTCTCAGTTGGTCCTGGCCGCGAGCAGACCAATATCTTGGAAAGCGTCTGGTCTAATTTATAA